The sequence AAAGAATATCTTTCTAGCGTTTTTCCCGCTTCAGATTGAGCCATAAAATCACTCATGCCTTCTTCTGCATCTAAAAACGCAGATATTTCAGCTTTATCTTGTTCGGTTAACTGCTTAATAGTCATATTCTAACTCGCCTGTTTTTGCATCGATTAACTGTGATGCTTATTCATTTTCGATTAAAGGATTTAACTTACTGTCAATTGCTTCACGTGCTCTAAATATGCGAGATCTAACTGTCCCAACGGGGCAATCCATGATCAAAGCGATATCTTCATAACTCATGCCTTCAAGTTCTCGTAGAGTTATCGCTGTTTTTAAATCGTCAGGTAAAGTCTCAATGGTAGAAAAAATTACCTTTTTAACTTCATCACTTAACAATAAATTCTCTGGCGTAGCACTTACTTTTAAAGCATGTGCGCCGTCATAAAACTCAGCGTCATCGGCATCTACATCATTTGCAGGCGGCTTTCTTTTTTGAGCCACCAAATAATTTTTAGCGCAATTTACAGCAATACGATACAACCAAGTATAAAATGCACTGTCTCCTCTAAAGCCTGGTAATGCACGATAAGCCTTTATAAAAGCCTCTTGTGCAACATCAGAAACATCTGCATGATTTGATACATAACGCGATATCAAGCTTGCTACTTTATTCTGATATTTCCTGACCAATAGGTTGAAGGCGTTTTTATCCCCTTGCTGAACCTTTCTTATTATCGCTAAATCTAATTCCTGCTCGCTCATTCGAGCCGGTACTCCTATTATTATTTCGCAAAATCAATGTTACTTTTTACTACTGTTTTTTATTACAATATGTCTTAATTCAAATAATCAGACCAAGATATAAATAAAAAGTTCTATTTCTTTGCAAATTTTTTTAAAATAAATGAAAAGTATACTTAAACAATCTTAAAACCAGTGTCTCAGATTATTTAAGTATATGCATTGTAACCTAAGTGATACAAATACATGAACCAACAAAAACACCATAATACTGATGTCGTTATTATTGGCAGTGGCGCTGCAGGACTTTCTCTTGCATTAACTTTAGCTAATCACTGTAAAGTACTCGTCGTTAGTAAAGGCCCTTTAAATGAAGGTTCTACATTATATGCTCAAGGCGGTATTGCAGCAGTATTTGATAAAAATGATAGCGTAGACTCTCATGTGGAAGATACTTTAGATGCCGGAGCTGGCCTATGTAGTCGAGATGCGGTGCATTATACTGCGAGTAATGCAAAATCTTGTATGAAGTGGTTAATCAAACAAGGTGTTCCCTTTGATATGGAGCATGACAGTGCAGGCAAAGAGCGTTATCACCTAACCAGAGAAGGTGGGCATAGTCATAGACGTATATTGCATGCAGCAGACGCTACAGGTAAAGCGGTGCAAACAACTTTAATCTCACGGGTAAAAGAACATGACAACATTACCTTGCTTGAGAAGTATAATGCAATTGATTTAGTTATTTCAAAAACAGATAAAAGTCACTGCCAAGGGCTTTATGTTTGGAACAGAAATAAAGAACAAGTAGAAACCATATCCGCAAAATTTGTATCTCTTGCAACAGGGGGTGCAAGTAAAGTTTACCTTTATACTTCGAATCCAGATATCGCCAGTGGTGATGGGATTGCGATGGCATGGCGAGCTGGTTGCCGTGTCGGTAATATGGAATTTAATCAATTTCATCCAACAAGTTTATATCATCCAGAATTACAAAACTTTTTAATTACAGAAGCGATGCGTGGTGAAGGCGCATATTTAAAACGTCCCGATGGTACGCGTTTTATGCCTGACTTTGACGAGCGTGCAGAGCTTGCACCAAGAGATATCGTAGCGCGCGCAATAGATTTTGAAATGAAACGTTTAGGCGCTAATTGTGTTTATCTGGATATTAGCCATAAAGATAAAGATTTCATAATTGAACATTTCCCGACTATTTACGCAAAGTGTTTAAGTGTTGGTCTAGATATCACAAGAGAAGCTTTACCTGTGGTACCTGCTGCACATTATACCTGTGGTGGTGTTGTAACTGACTTCAATGGTAAAACTGATTTAGATAATCTTTATGCCATTGGAGAAGTCGCTTATACCGGTCTACACGGTGCTAACCGTATGGCGAGTAACTCTTTATTAGAGTGTATTGTTTTTGCTCATGCTGCCGCTAAAGATATTTTAACTAAATTTGATGCAAGTGAATCATCTAGCCTTAATTCAATTCCTGAATGGGATGAGAGTCGCGTTTCAGATTCAGATGAAGAAGTTGTTATCACTCATAACTGGCATGAACTTCGATTATTTATGTGGGATTATGTCGGCATCGTAAGAACAACTAAACGTTTAGAACGCGCGCAAAGAAGGGTTGAGTTATTACAGCAAGAAATTCAAGATTATTATGCTAATTTTAAAGTCAGTAATAATTTATTAGAGTTAAGAAATTTAGTACAAGTGGCAGAGTTGATAATTCAATGTGCACTTTCGCGTAAAGAAAGCAGAGGCTTACACTACACATTAGATTACCCCGAACAATTAACTTCACCTGAACCAACAATCTTAAAACCTAACCAAACAAACCATACTGAATTTTAAAACAATTCAGAGCTAACTTTGCTGATTAGTTTTTAACGCCAAGATCATACGACGCAACCGAGTAAAATCGGTTGTATTCATACTTTCCCTTTTAAGGATCAGCCAATTTTTATTATTTGAATGTGTATTCTGAATTTGAAGACATAATATAATAAACCGATCGTTTTGAATACTTGAGGTCATCACCAGAGCTATTGATGAATTACCTTGATTAATATTAATAACACTCTGACTCGATAAATTCAGTTCAATTTTATCTTTGGAAAATAATAACAAAGAGCCCGATTCAGGCCAGATTTCCGGGATTTTATAGCGGCAATATATATAACTGAATATGCAAGTAATAAAACTAATAACATATGAAATAGTATGTGTGCTAGAGATGATTAACACAAAAAAAACGAAAATAAAAAAGGCAGCGATAAGCGACATATCTTTTTTATTTTCACTAAAGGTGATTTTATAGCCTGTGTTTATATCAGGCAAATCGTTAAACTTTAACGCGGTTTAAGATAAGTTTAACCATAGAGTTAAGGTCTTTATCTTTACATTCTTCATGACCCATAAACCAAGCAAAAAGCTCAGGATCTTCACCAGTTAATAAACGCTGAAAGATAGCTTTCTCATTATCTGACAATGAATCATATGCATCTTCAACAAAAGGCATAAATAATACATCTAATTCCAACATACCACGGCGGCAAGCCCAACGTAATTTTGCCTTACTATCTAAGTTATTCATCTAAATCATCTGTCATTTTATTTAATTATCTTTATTCTATCAAATTTTTGATGTTTAGCACTGTAAATACGTTATTATGTACATATAAATCAACTGATACTAAAAAGCTAATGCCTCAAATATATGCTTGTCATTTATCGGATCAATTGATCCAATTTACTGGTGAAGATAAAAAGTCATATCTTCACGGTCAAATAACTCAAGATACAAATTTATTTACCAATGATTCATTCCTGTGGGCTGGACAATGTGACGCCAAAGGTAAACTTTGGGCTATTTTAAGATTTTTTAATTATCAAGATGATTATTTTGCAATCACATCTAAAGATGAATTTGAAAATGCTTTAGCAGAATTTAAAAAGTATGCTGTTTTTGCAAAGGTCGATATTGTAAAAAATGAAAGCCACCAGCTGATAGGTATTTTTGGTGATGATCTTTCCAGTGCTTTAAATGAGCTAAACATTCAATTCCCTGAATCAGATAACTGCGCAGCAGACTTCAGTTTAGGAAAAGCGATCAAGTTAGATAATAATCGCCTTATTTTATGCATAGATAAAACAAAGCTTGATCAACTTCCAACTTCATTTTCACTGTTAGATAATGAAGATAAATGGAACAGTATAGCCATATTAGCGGGCGAACCTAAACTAAACGGCCAATCAATTTCTGAGTTTGTTCCACAAATGGTAAACTTACAGGCAATTGGTGGTATCAGCTTCAAAAAAGGCTGTTACAAAGGTCAAGAAACCGTTGCTAGAATGAAGTTCTTAGGCAAAAACAAACGCGCTATGTATATTTTAGAGGCTGATTCTACTAAGGGACTTGAAGCTAACGAAGTTGAACTGCAACTGGGTGAAAACTGGCGACGTGCAGGTAAATTACTGCAAACCAGCTTCGATTCTGATAACAATAAAGCATACGCTTTAGCAGTTATGCCTAACGATATCGCATTAGATACACCACTTAGAACAAAACAAGACAACCCAATTTCTTTCACTATTAAGGCATTACCTTATAGCCTTATTGAAGAAAATTAATCTGGAAATTTAAAAATGAAAATAGCTGACAAAACAGTTGTAAAAATGCACTACAGTGTGATGGATCAAAACCAAAACGCGATTGATAGTTCATTTGATAATGAGCCGCTTGAAATGATTATTGGTAGTGGCTTTTTGATCCCTGGTCTTGAAAAGGCACTATTAGAAAAAACTGTTGGTGATAAATTCACTGTTGAAGTTCCTGCGATCGATGGTTATGGCGAACGTCATGAAGGTTTGATGCAAGCTGTCTCTAAAGATATGTTTGAAGGCATTGAAGTTGAAGTTGGTATGCAATTTCGTGCAACAACAGATCAAGGTGAACAATCTGTAACTGTAATTGAAATTCAAGGTGATGACGTTGTAATTGATGGTAACCACCCTCTTTCAGGTATTGACCTTACTTTTGATGTTGAAGTACTTGAAGTCCGTGATGCAACTGAAGAAGAGTTAGCGCATGGACATGTTCATAATGCTGGCGGTTGTGGCCACGATCATTCTGAAGATCACTCACATGACCATGGTGAAGACGATGATTGTTGTAGCACTGGTAGCTGTAAAAGCTAAGCCCACTGCAAGACATAAAAAAACCGCCTGTAGGCGGTTTTTTTATGTCTTTAATTTACGCAACTAAAGTCTCGTCTACTTTTATTTCTTTAGTATCGACTCTAACGAAGATAATAATTTCTCTTGATCGTTAGTACCTAAACGAATAGCAGTACCATCTTTAAGTTCTAACTCAACAGCGCTAAACCCATGTACTGCATATACCCAACCATCATGGGTGATCCTAACACCAACACCATGGCGAAATGAGTTTGTAACAGGTTTTACACTTTCTATATCGGATAGTTTAACTGTTTTGCCAAAAACACCTGGACCAAAACCCCAAGAGACTTCATCATCAATTACTTTTATCGTTAGTCCATGAAATAAAAAACCCACAACTACAAGTATGATTAAAAATATCACCATAGGGATCATAGGACCTAATAAAGCAATAGCCAATGCAGTAAAAGTTGCGATCCAGCTTAATAAGATAAAAATAATATAAGCAAACTGTTTGTGTTGATATACTGGTGTTGAATTCAAAATTAATTCTCTTTAGCTCATATGTAAATTATTGGAAGTTATATACTATGGTAGCGCTGGTCTCGCCATCAAAATTCAGTTTATCATCTTCAGGTGTCGAGTTATAACGATATAGGTATGAAAACTTCAATGAGAAATCATTATTTATTTGACTAATTAAAGATGTTTCTGATTTTAACCTTGAATTTAATCCCGACAGTGACTTTTCGCTGCTTAAAGTTTGGTTAAAGCGGGTTCTTTCAGAAATGTTTCTTTGCCAATGCAAAGCCAAGCGAATTAACAAACCCGCCTCTGAAATATTCTCTTCTTTGACTTGGTAGTTTACACCAGGACCAATATCAAAATCTAAGGTATTCTTTTCACCTGAGTATAAACGATTGCCATAGCCCGATGATAAAGATGTTTGGTAATCAAAACCGCTAAATTTATCTTTTTCAAAGTCACTATAGATAAAAAAAGAGGCTTCTTGCTCTCCTAATTTATAGTTGCCTTGGGCAGAAGCAAAATAACGTTCGGCAGACTTTTCGGTCTCGCCGGTATCTTGATTTTTATCTTTTTTAAGCAAGCTATCAAACTTAAATTGATTACGCCATTTATCAAAATCTTGAAAAACATTTGCTTTTAACTTTACAGCTAATGAATCTGTATTACCTGAAGTTACAATAAAACCGAATTCGGTATCACCGTAAAATAGCTCTCCATGCCTCTCATTGTGAATTTCATCATCATCCAATTGACCATATTCAGATAATTCTTCAAAAAAAGACTCTTTAGCATGAGTTGTGAAACTGGCTAAAGTACAAGCCAACATCAATACTCGGTAATACATTTTAAACTCCTAATCTTTCCAAATTACGTGACAAAAAGGTGCCGCTTTATCACGACTAATTAATATTTTAGCAAAAATAATATCTTGGTTTTCTGCGCCAATACCGTCATATTCTAAGCCAACAATGACTTGAGCATAATCTTCTTGATCTATTTCGAATTCCACAAAGCCATTCCAGCTCTCGTCTGCGATATCTTCTTCAATAAACCCATGCTCTTCTCGATCATTGTTAAATTTAGTGATATCTTCTGGTTTTAAGTTATCTGGTGCTAGCTCTAAAAACACATCATAAGCTTGCTTGCCAACTTCTTCTAACGTCCACAAATGTGATTGACTTTCCATATTATCTACCTAATTTATTTAATTGAATCGTTATACCTTAATCAAAAAAAAAGCCAAGTAAAACTTGGCTTTTATAAAAAACATTCAAGTTTAAAGGCTCTCGCTTGGCTTCCCTTTAAACTTTTCACGCATTCTTTGAATAAGTGAATAAAATACAGGAATAAACAAGGTACCAAATATCGTTGCAGTTATCATACCTGCTAATACTGTGATACCAAGGAAAATACGACTACTTGCACCTGCGCCCGATGAAAATACTAAAGGCAATACACCAAGTACAAATGATAAGGCCGTCATCAATACTGCTCTAAATCGTAATCTTGCAGCATTAAGTGCAGCTTCATAAATACTTTGACCTTGCGCCCTAAGTTCCATCGCAAATTCAACAATCAATATCGCTGTTTTAGTTGATAAACCAATCAGTAACACTAAACCAACTTGCGCATAGATGTTATTTTCCATACCTAAAGTATATAAAGTTAGCATAGAACCAAATACGGCAAGTGGTACAGCTGAAATAACCGAGAATGGAATTGTCCAACTTTCATATTGCGCCACTAAGAACAAGTAAACAAATACAATTGCTAAAGCAAATAGCATAGGCGCTAAATCACCCGCTTCAAGTTCTTGCTTAGATTGACCCGCCCACTCATATATATAACCATCCGGTAAGTTTTCAGCTAATTCTTGCATCACAGCTATGGCTTCACCACTAGAATAACCCGGTGCTGCAGAACCTGTAATACTTGCACTACGATATAGGTTGAAGTGATTCATGCTTGTTGGCCCAAGAATTGGCTCTAATTTAGCAAGTGTTGTTAATGGCACCATATCGCCCTGTGCATTTCTAACAAAATAATATCTTAAATCAGATGGGTCTTTTCTAAACTTAGTTTCTGCTTGGATCATTACACGATATGTACGTCCAAACTGATTAAAGTCATTGATATACATAGAGCCAAGCTGTGCCTGTAATGTCGTAAATATATCACTCAGTGCAACACCTTGTGCCTTGGCTTTATTACGATCGACTTCTAAAAAGTATTGCGGCACGTTAGCACTAAAAGTACTAAATACACGAGTTAGTTCAGGTCTTTGGTTCGCTTCATAAATTAAACCATTCATCACTTGCGCTAACTCCATTGGATCGCGCCCTTCACTATCTTGTAATCTAAATTCAAAACCAGAACTATTACCAAGACCAGGAATTGGTGGCGGGTTAAATACCATCACTTGTGCATCAGGCATAGTCCAAAGCTGGCCCATAATACGACGAATGACTTGTCGTAACCCAAGCTCAGGCGTAGTTCTATCTTCCCAATCTTTTAATATAATGATACCTAAACCATTATTAGAGCCCGCACCACTTAATAATGACGTACCTGCAACACTAATAAAGTCTGTTACCGCAGGATCATTTTTAATAATTTCACCGACTTTACTCATTACTTCAGCAGTTCTGACACTTGAAGCTGCATCAGGTAATTGAACATTTACAAATACATAGCCTTGATCTTCACCTGGTACAAAACCTGTTGGTACTTCTTTAGTTAACCAACCCGTTGCTGCAAACATAATTAAGGCTAATATACCGATACGTGCTGAACGTTTTAATAAAAAATCTATTTTACCTGTATAACTAGCAGTCATCTTTTTAATGCCACGCTCTAAAGGCGCAAGCCAGCCAATTGGTTTCATAGCTTTTTCATTTAATAGCAATACACATAAAGCAGGACTTAAAGTCAGCGCATTAATAGATGAAATAATCACAGCAAAAGAAATCGTTACAGAAAATTGTTTATATAGCTCACCTGTTATACCTGGCATAAATGCAACAGGCACAAACACAGCAAGTAGTACTAAAGTGGTGGCAATGATAGGTCCTGATACTTGTTGCATCGCTTTAGTTACTGCTTCTTTGATTGGTAACTTATCTTCTTTAAGTAAACGTTCTACATTTTCAATTACAACAATGGCATCATCAACAACAATACCGATAGCCAATACTAAACCAAATAACGTAATGGTATTAATTGAGTAACCCATTAGCATCATAAATGCAAACGTACCAATTAAAGAAATAGGGATTGCAACAGATGGGATAAGCGTTGCACGCCAGTTTTGTAAGAATAAAAAAACCACTAATATTACTAATACTACGGCTTGAAATAGTGTAACGACAACTTCTTCAATTGAACGGTCAATAAACTTAGTTGTATCAAATGGAATTGAATATTTTAAACCATCAGGAAAACGCTCTGATAAAATTTCCATCTGTGCTTTAACTGATGCCGCTACTTCAGTTGCATTGGCATCAGATAACTGATAAATAACTAAAAATGCAGTATCATTACCGTTTAATTTAGCTTGAATACTATAATCTTGAGAGCCTAACTCTATACTTGCGATATCAGTTAAACGAACAAATCTTCCGTCATTATTAGCACGAATAATCGTTTGACCAAACTCTTCAACTGTTTTTAGACGACCTTTTGCTTGAATTGAATATTCAAACTGTTGGTTAGGTAATGAAGGAGATGCACCTAGTTTACCTGCTGCAACTATCAAATTTTGCTCTTTTAAAGCACCTTGAATCTCACTAACCGTAACACCTAATGAAGCCATTTTATCTGGCTTTAACCAAATACGCATAGAGTAGCTTTTTTCACCCATCACAGAGGCTGCTGCAACCCCTTTTAAACGACTAATAGGTTCAGCAAGATAATTAGTTGCGTAGTTACTTAGAAAAATTTCATCTAAATTTTCTTTCTCTGAATATAAAGTAATACCCATTAACATGCTGGTAGATTGCTTTTTAACACTCACACCTTGACGCTTTACTTCTTCGGGTAAACCGCTTTCTGCCAAAGCAACACGATTTTGCACATTAACTTGCGCAATATCACTATCAGTACCTACTTTAAAGAATACATTAATAGTTGCAGTACCATTATTTGATGCGGTTGATTCGATATACATCATATCTTCAACCCCATTTATTTGCTCTTCAATAGGTCTAAGTACCGACTCTTCAACAACTTGTGCACTCGCACCTGGATACATAGCCGTAATTTGCACTTGAGGCGGTGTTATTTGTGGATACATATTAACTGGCAATAATCCCAAAGAGATTAAACCTGCTAATGTGATCACAATAGAAATGACTAAGGCAAGCTTAGGTCTATTGATAAATATTTTACTGATCATAGTCGGCCTCTATTTTGCGCTTATATTATTTATAACGCCTGTAATTGCATTTACAGATTTTTCAACAGGATTAACTTCAACGCCTTGTTTTACTTTTTGCAGACCTTCAATAATCACGCTTTCGTTCGCTTTTAACCCCGACTCCACTAACCACATTGCATTAATACGACGTCCTAGTTTGACATGACGTGTAACAACCTTATTGTTTTCATCTATTACTAATACAAACTTACCTTGTTGGTTTTCTTGCACAGCAGCTTGAGGTACTAAAGACATGGCTTTTTTATCTTGGCTTTCTACAATTAAAGTTACAAATAAACCCGGTAGTACAATTCCTTCAGGATTTGGAAAAACCGCACGCATTTCAACAGTACCTGTACCTTGATCGATTTTAGTATCTGCAAAGTCTAATTTACCCATTTGCCCATACTGAGAATTATTAGGTAAACGAAGAGCTAAATCCATAGGTACTTGTTGAGTAGATTTAATCTCTTTGTGTTTTTGTAAATAAGTGATGTAATCAGACTCTTCAACCTGAAAATTTACATAAATAGGATCTATTGAAGTCAACGTTGCTAAAGCGTTACTTTGTGGGCCAACAATATTACCGACATTAAAGTTTACTTTACCGATTTTTCCAGAAAAAGGTGCCGATATTTTGGTATAGCTTAAATTAAGTTTCGCCTTGGCCAGAGCTGCTTCAGCAGCTTTTACTGCAGCCGAAGTTTGTGCCGCATTTGTTGTTAATTTATCTAAATCAGATTGAGAAATAAATCCTTGCTTTGCAACATCTTTACCACGTTTTAAATCTCTTACAGCACCATTTTGAGCCGCTATTTTACTTTTAAGATCAGCTTGAGCTTGAATAAGGCTGGCTTGAAATTCAGCTGGATCTATCTCTAATAATGCTTGGCCTTGTGCGATTGCAGTACCTTCATTAAAGTGCCTTTTTAATAATTCGCCTTCAACACGTGCTTTTATTTCAGCTTCTTGATGCGCTTGTGTACGCGCTACAAATTCTCTGTAATTACCAACTTCATCTGTTTTAATTGTATAAACAGAAACAGCTGCTGGCGGCGTTACTTTTTTTACTGCTTCTTGTTTCCCACAAGCAGTTAAAGCTAAAGCGATTGAAGATATCAATACGCCTTGAATCAACTTTGATTTTATTTGTTTATTATATTTATTAAGCGAATCATGCGCAGACATAAATAATCTTCCTTTAACTGTTTTAATTTGATTTAAAAAATAACGTGTTATTAACAATAGTAATACTTATCAATAATAAAGTAATGTAATTGACTGATAAAAGACAATAACTCAGCGATTTATTTTATTAAGCTGATAAATAATGAAATTATTATATATTATCAAAAGTCTACAAAATGTGACTTTTCATCAAAACCTTAAATAGCTTGATTAGTAAGTCATCGCCTTAATTGTAACGATAGAAAAATGAACCTAGTATGAGTAGACTGATTATTTATCTTCCAGTTCCTTACATTTGCCACTTTACTTTTTGCTATTAAAATTTTACGCTGATTAAAAAGGAGGTCCGATGAGTAACAATCTAATTATACTTAGTATTAATAACCAAATTGCCACTGTCACGTTAAACCGCTCAGAAAAACTCAATGCACTTAATTTCTCTATGTTCCTAGCGATAGACCGCGTGATAAAAAAAATAAAAAAAGATAAAAATATCCGCGCCGTTATTTTAAAAGCAAATGGCAATGACTTTTGCACAGGCTTAGATGTTGCCAGTGTGATGAAACAGCCCATTCAAGTATTCAAACTATTATTCAAATGGCTACCAGGAAACCAAAACTTAGCTCAAAGAGTCACACTAGGTTGGCAGTCACTGTCAATTCCTGTCATTGCACAAATTCATGGCCGTTGTTGGGGAGGTGGTATGCAGATCGCTTTGGGTGCAGATCACCGAATTGCACGTAAAGATTGTAGCTTTGCAATTATGGAAGCACGCTGGGGATTGTGCCCAGATATGGGAGCAAGTGTCCAATTGGCTAAACTTATACCATATGATCAAGCGCTTTGGTTAACAACACATGCTGAACCCATTTCAGCCCAACAAGCATTAGATCAAAATTTAATTAGCTTTATAACTGATGATTTAGATGGGCAAACTAATATTTTATTAGAGCAGATAATACAAAAATCACCTGATACAATTGCAGCAGTAAAACGTTTATATCAAACAAGCCACCAATCAAATAATCGAAGAATCTTAGCCAGAGAAACTTGCAATCAAATCAAACTATTGCTTAATAAAAACACAAAAAAAGTAATCAAAGCAAATCAGAAAAAACAACAAGCTGAGTTTTCACCCAGATCCCACTGGTAACCAAATGGCTAGTAACCGAGTCATGATTTATATGTTAGCTTATTAGTTAAGTATTCGTCGGTGTATATTAAATTTTGAAGTATTTTATCAGTACAATCATTATTTTAGCTTGTCTATTTGCAGGCAAGCTAATTTCTTACACATTTAACCTTGTTTTTCCAAGTGCCATTTTTGGCATGTTAATACTTTTTACTTTATTAATGACTGGCGTTGTAAAACATCACACCGTATTACCTTGCTCTGTGCCATTATTAAAATATATGCCTTTGCTTTTTATTCCGACACTTGTAGGGCTTATTGAGCATTTAGGATTATTAAAAGATAACTTAATAACGATAAGTATCAGTGTTATTGCAAGCTGCGTTATCACTTTAGCTGTCGTCGGCCTTATATTTCAGAAGTTAAATAAGTCGATATCATGATTTATATAGGAATTATTCTTACCATCGTTATATTTTTAATATTTAAAACTATTCAAAATATAACGACTTGGCTTATTCTTAACCCGATTTTATTGACTATGCTTTTAATTATGCTCATTTTAATTTCAAGTGACAGTACTTACTCAGACTATGCAAACAGTAATTTACCTTTAACTTTATTATTAGAG is a genomic window of Pseudoalteromonas sp. '520P1 No. 423' containing:
- the rpoE gene encoding RNA polymerase sigma factor RpoE — its product is MSEQELDLAIIRKVQQGDKNAFNLLVRKYQNKVASLISRYVSNHADVSDVAQEAFIKAYRALPGFRGDSAFYTWLYRIAVNCAKNYLVAQKRKPPANDVDADDAEFYDGAHALKVSATPENLLLSDEVKKVIFSTIETLPDDLKTAITLRELEGMSYEDIALIMDCPVGTVRSRIFRAREAIDSKLNPLIENE
- the nadB gene encoding L-aspartate oxidase, with product MNQQKHHNTDVVIIGSGAAGLSLALTLANHCKVLVVSKGPLNEGSTLYAQGGIAAVFDKNDSVDSHVEDTLDAGAGLCSRDAVHYTASNAKSCMKWLIKQGVPFDMEHDSAGKERYHLTREGGHSHRRILHAADATGKAVQTTLISRVKEHDNITLLEKYNAIDLVISKTDKSHCQGLYVWNRNKEQVETISAKFVSLATGGASKVYLYTSNPDIASGDGIAMAWRAGCRVGNMEFNQFHPTSLYHPELQNFLITEAMRGEGAYLKRPDGTRFMPDFDERAELAPRDIVARAIDFEMKRLGANCVYLDISHKDKDFIIEHFPTIYAKCLSVGLDITREALPVVPAAHYTCGGVVTDFNGKTDLDNLYAIGEVAYTGLHGANRMASNSLLECIVFAHAAAKDILTKFDASESSSLNSIPEWDESRVSDSDEEVVITHNWHELRLFMWDYVGIVRTTKRLERAQRRVELLQQEIQDYYANFKVSNNLLELRNLVQVAELIIQCALSRKESRGLHYTLDYPEQLTSPEPTILKPNQTNHTEF
- a CDS encoding succinate dehydrogenase assembly factor 2, coding for MNNLDSKAKLRWACRRGMLELDVLFMPFVEDAYDSLSDNEKAIFQRLLTGEDPELFAWFMGHEECKDKDLNSMVKLILNRVKV
- the ygfZ gene encoding tRNA-modifying protein YgfZ → MPQIYACHLSDQLIQFTGEDKKSYLHGQITQDTNLFTNDSFLWAGQCDAKGKLWAILRFFNYQDDYFAITSKDEFENALAEFKKYAVFAKVDIVKNESHQLIGIFGDDLSSALNELNIQFPESDNCAADFSLGKAIKLDNNRLILCIDKTKLDQLPTSFSLLDNEDKWNSIAILAGEPKLNGQSISEFVPQMVNLQAIGGISFKKGCYKGQETVARMKFLGKNKRAMYILEADSTKGLEANEVELQLGENWRRAGKLLQTSFDSDNNKAYALAVMPNDIALDTPLRTKQDNPISFTIKALPYSLIEEN
- a CDS encoding peptidylprolyl isomerase, giving the protein MKIADKTVVKMHYSVMDQNQNAIDSSFDNEPLEMIIGSGFLIPGLEKALLEKTVGDKFTVEVPAIDGYGERHEGLMQAVSKDMFEGIEVEVGMQFRATTDQGEQSVTVIEIQGDDVVIDGNHPLSGIDLTFDVEVLEVRDATEEELAHGHVHNAGGCGHDHSEDHSHDHGEDDDCCSTGSCKS
- a CDS encoding YdiY family protein codes for the protein MYYRVLMLACTLASFTTHAKESFFEELSEYGQLDDDEIHNERHGELFYGDTEFGFIVTSGNTDSLAVKLKANVFQDFDKWRNQFKFDSLLKKDKNQDTGETEKSAERYFASAQGNYKLGEQEASFFIYSDFEKDKFSGFDYQTSLSSGYGNRLYSGEKNTLDFDIGPGVNYQVKEENISEAGLLIRLALHWQRNISERTRFNQTLSSEKSLSGLNSRLKSETSLISQINNDFSLKFSYLYRYNSTPEDDKLNFDGETSATIVYNFQ
- a CDS encoding HI1450 family dsDNA-mimic protein, producing MESQSHLWTLEEVGKQAYDVFLELAPDNLKPEDITKFNNDREEHGFIEEDIADESWNGFVEFEIDQEDYAQVIVGLEYDGIGAENQDIIFAKILISRDKAAPFCHVIWKD
- a CDS encoding efflux RND transporter permease subunit; protein product: MISKIFINRPKLALVISIVITLAGLISLGLLPVNMYPQITPPQVQITAMYPGASAQVVEESVLRPIEEQINGVEDMMYIESTASNNGTATINVFFKVGTDSDIAQVNVQNRVALAESGLPEEVKRQGVSVKKQSTSMLMGITLYSEKENLDEIFLSNYATNYLAEPISRLKGVAAASVMGEKSYSMRIWLKPDKMASLGVTVSEIQGALKEQNLIVAAGKLGASPSLPNQQFEYSIQAKGRLKTVEEFGQTIIRANNDGRFVRLTDIASIELGSQDYSIQAKLNGNDTAFLVIYQLSDANATEVAASVKAQMEILSERFPDGLKYSIPFDTTKFIDRSIEEVVVTLFQAVVLVILVVFLFLQNWRATLIPSVAIPISLIGTFAFMMLMGYSINTITLFGLVLAIGIVVDDAIVVIENVERLLKEDKLPIKEAVTKAMQQVSGPIIATTLVLLAVFVPVAFMPGITGELYKQFSVTISFAVIISSINALTLSPALCVLLLNEKAMKPIGWLAPLERGIKKMTASYTGKIDFLLKRSARIGILALIMFAATGWLTKEVPTGFVPGEDQGYVFVNVQLPDAASSVRTAEVMSKVGEIIKNDPAVTDFISVAGTSLLSGAGSNNGLGIIILKDWEDRTTPELGLRQVIRRIMGQLWTMPDAQVMVFNPPPIPGLGNSSGFEFRLQDSEGRDPMELAQVMNGLIYEANQRPELTRVFSTFSANVPQYFLEVDRNKAKAQGVALSDIFTTLQAQLGSMYINDFNQFGRTYRVMIQAETKFRKDPSDLRYYFVRNAQGDMVPLTTLAKLEPILGPTSMNHFNLYRSASITGSAAPGYSSGEAIAVMQELAENLPDGYIYEWAGQSKQELEAGDLAPMLFALAIVFVYLFLVAQYESWTIPFSVISAVPLAVFGSMLTLYTLGMENNIYAQVGLVLLIGLSTKTAILIVEFAMELRAQGQSIYEAALNAARLRFRAVLMTALSFVLGVLPLVFSSGAGASSRIFLGITVLAGMITATIFGTLFIPVFYSLIQRMREKFKGKPSESL